The following DNA comes from Bos indicus x Bos taurus breed Angus x Brahman F1 hybrid chromosome 5, Bos_hybrid_MaternalHap_v2.0, whole genome shotgun sequence.
CTCTCGCTGCTCCTGGCCTTTTCCACCATGCAGCGTACAAGCGTTGTACTGTTGGAAGAATGGTGAGGTGAAGAAAGAGCAATGGGATCACACAGAGACGCAGAAGGTAGGAGGGGGGGACAGGGAGGAAGGGTTGCAgacaggagagggagaaggaaggggaaggaggcgGGAGAACAAGGGCAAGTGAAGAAGGGAGCAGATGAGCTGAGGAAAGGGATGGGAGAGACGGGGGTGCGGCAGACAGACAGGACAAGGTTAAGGGTAGGGCAATCAGGGTGAGATATGGAGTCAGACAGATGACAAGTAGTGGAAGAGAGAATGAGGGCGAGATGAGGGTGGAAAGCAGGGACCAAGAAATTTAAGGCCGTTTCAGCATTGAGTGGAGAGGACACACCCTTCCCCTCAAACACCAGATTCAGGAGTAAAGGACGCTGATCACTAACATCTCCCTCCTGACCACGCCATTCCCTCTCCCAAAAATACTTCATAACAAAACACTCCAAACCACTCCATTCCACACCCTCAGATCCTGCCAGGATATGTGTCTCCCTGGCCGCAGCCCACCTGGAGGAAAACCCAAGGCAGCTGTGGCTGGCACTGCTGGAACGGACAGGGAGTCATAGCAACTGACCAAGTCCTCTTTATCCCCATCTACCACCCCTTTCCCTCTGACCCTGACTTGTTAAATACTGTAAAGGTTCAAGAATGGGTCGGCATTGAAAGCAGAAGCCCAGGGGGCCTGACTAGCTTCAGAAAGCAGCACCAAAGAGACGAGGCGTTGCCCTCCCCTGCCAGACACACCCCCATCTTCTCCAGGGATTTGGCCAAAACATCACAGCCCTTCTTCTGGTTGACAAAAATGATGATGGGTGGATCAAAGCCTTGCTCCAAGATTGCCAGCAGCTTTTTCCTGGAGAGAAAAGGATGAGAAAAATGACAAACATACTACCCCTCCACTCCAAGTGAAATGCCCAACCCTGATCTACAAACACCAATTCCAGAATCTCCAatgcccatggaattctgtacAAGAAAACAGAACTCTTCAATGTGGCAGACAATCACCCTCCAGCCACCACTCACACTAAAAAGAGCCCCTTCTCCCTTCTGTTTCCCCTGACTCAGGTGCCCCCATACCTCTTTTCAGACTCTGACATGAGGAAGACTTTCTGTTCCACACGTTCATGGGGCTTGCCTGCAGAACCAATGTATACCACAGCAGGTCGCCGAAGATAGCTCCGGGCCAGACGCTCTACCGCTGGGGGCATGGTGGCCGTGAACATGACTGTCTGTGAAAACAAGAGGTCTAGCCCTGAGCTCAGGCAGACACACCACACATCCCACCATCAGCACAAGCAGCGCAGCCCAAACTAAAGAACAGAAAATGAGCCTGGACAGGAAACAGTGTTTCAGAAAACTGCCCCTCGCCTTCCCACTTCTTTCCTCAGTGGCTACTCAGCAGAGTACTTTCTACCTTATGATAGAAGGAAGGGCTGAGTGATCTGCTAGTACCTGCAGTGGCAGCGGCGTGACTCTCCAGAATCATCTTTCCAGGCTAAGAGGCTACACTGCTAGCACTGTGAGAGGATCATACACGGCCATGCCTCACCATTCTGGAAACATGTACTCTAGCCCACCAAGGGCAAGAAGGGCCCTGGAGCAGGTTTGGCAACTTGCCCAACTTCTCCCGGCCTGGGGAAGCAGCCTTACTTGGCGGTACTTGTGTTTTCCTGACTCAAAGTTGGCCAGCATCTTCTCAGGGTCCTCGGCCTCATCTGTGTCCGGCTTCTGATTGCTGACAGGCATGTGCTCCAGGATCTTCTGGACGTCTGGCTCAAAGCCCATGTCAATCATCCTGTCTGCCTCGTCCAGAACCACATAGGTGCAGCGGCTCAGCACCAAGTAGCGGTTCTCTAGCACGTCGATCAGACGTCCCGGGGTAGCGATCACTATCTGGGGGGCACAGGGGAGTCACGTGTGGCCCCAGCAGgtaccctttccttcccctcctgtcAAATATCCATCTACTTGGGCAACAGATCCCCAATGCTAAGAAACTTGGCCCCCAAACTCCACTTAGGTTTGCGAGTGAAAATTCCAGAGAACTGCATGAAAtcacttggatttttttcctcaggAGTGAATGGGGTCTCTGGGTAAGGTCCAGGGGTTAAATGGAAGAGGGAACATCAACAGGAACCTTCTTAGGTGGAAGAGAGACTAAGTGATACAGGGGAGGGGGTTGGATAGTAGGATTAGGAAGCCTGCAGAAGCAGACTTCCTTGTAAAAAGCTCTCCTTCTCTACCCTGAGAAGAATGCAAAGCAAAATCAATGATGCAGTCTGGCAGAGTGATTAAGAGCACAGCCTTCAGACATGAATCTCAGTTCTGCCCATCACCAGCTGTGACTCTGAGCAAGTTATTAACTTGATCCTCagcttcatctgcaaaatggaagtaCCATTATCCATTCTCTTAAGGTGGTTGTGACGGTGATGTGCAAAGTACAATCCCTGGTGCCTAAGTCCTCCATAAATAACAGCATGTATCTATAAACCAGCCCTTTTTTCATTTACTGTACATCTATGGCAGAACTAGAAACAGTTCCGCCCCAAACAGTGGGCTGGCTGCTGGCTAGGTGAACCAACCTCACAACCCATGCGCAGCCTGAAGCCCTGGTCTTCTCTGGAGATGCCGCCAATAACAGCCACAGTGCGGATGCCCAGCGGCTTCCCAAACTTGATGGTCTCTTCCTCAATCTGCTGAGCCAGCTCACGAGTGGGGGCCAGGATGATAGCATAAGGGCCCTGGTCGGACTCTTCGATCCTGTGGTAAATGGGGCAGCCCGCAGTTTCATGAGCTTTGGTTCTCATCCAACCACAAACAGGAGCAAGATAAAGTCACTCTTAAGGGCAGCTATGAgaatggggagggtggtgggaaaaGAATGCAACAAGTGCTCTTAAAAATCAGACTCCAGGACAGCCAAGCACTCCAAGGAGTGATCTGTACCAGCAATAAAATAACCATATGCTTCTTTAATATCATGATCCAATTATTCCCTAATATCTGACCCAGGCTAAATAAAGAAGGGGCCTTCTGATTATAGACTTAAAAAGAAGACCAAATCCTCATCTGCCATTTTCACCTTTCCCACCCCGTGGAACCAATGTCGGCTGTTCTCACCTGTCAATTTTGGGGAGAGTGGTAATCCAGACCAACAACGGGATGAGGAAGGCTGCTGTCTTGCCGCTGCCAGTCTCAGCCACTCCAATGATGTCACGATTCTGTAGCCCAATGGGAATTGCCTGACGCTGGATAGGCGTTGGCTCCTGCAGAGACCCAGAGATAGCAGTGGGTACAGACAATGGGTACAGAGTTATGCTACCTGTGCTACTGCTGTCAGGGTGGGCACAATGGGAAGGAACCAAGCAGAGTGAAAAGGTATGGGACCCAAGAAGAAACACAATCAACAAACAATACTTCAGAAACTGACAACAACATCACCTTGGTGCCCACTGGCAGAGGAGGCACCAAACAGTCAAGGAACAAAGTTTTCTGTTCTCAAATTAAGTATGTACCCCCTAGAATCTGGCAACATGTCAGATCTCTGGGCCAGTCTGCTTGTTCTCACCTTGTAGCCACACTTATCGATGACCTCCAAGATGTGTGGAGGCAGAGAAGAGTCTTTCCAGGATCTGATGGGATTGGGGATCTTGCCACCTTTGGTGGTGATGCTGTAGTCCTCGCGGAAGATCCGCCAGTCCCTGTCCGTCATCTCATCCAACTTTTTCTGGGACCAATGCCGATCATCCCAGCGTTGCTTGGCTTCCTTCTTTCGAAGTTTGCGGAGTCTCGCCCTGGAGCAGGACACAGGGAATAAATGGGGTCCATATCCTCCATCTCCTTCCTGTAGACTCAGCTGTGCCCCCGCACCCACAGCCCTGATCACTCACTCCTCCTGCTCCTTTTCTTCCAGCGTCCGCCTCTTCTCCATTAGGTCTCCATAGAAACGCGACTGCTCTCGTTTCTGCTGCTTCAGGTCAATGCCTGCAATGAAGCCTCGCCCCAACAACTGTACCTGGTGCCGTTCTTTGTACCTGGGATtgagacagaggaagaggaaaagagaagaagctGCTAAGCACAAGGCTGAAGGTGTACCAGTTCCCCTTTCGGTCagagtcttccccacccagagggcCGGCTGACGACTGTTTTACCCATCTCCCCATCCCAGCCTATCTCACTCCTATTTCTGTATCACTGATTCTCTCTAGCAACTGCCTAGTTTAAAAGACCTAGCACTGAGGCATGAAACCACTCACAAGGGGTTGTAGTCAATGGAAGTGTCCTCAGACGCATCCCACTCAAAGACAAACTTGCGGTCATTGAGATGCCTTGTCCGGCGCCGCTTCTTGATGCCACCGAGGTAACGCTCCTGCCCAGGGACAGAACACAGAGCCCTT
Coding sequences within:
- the DDX23 gene encoding probable ATP-dependent RNA helicase DDX23, whose amino-acid sequence is MAGELADKKDRDASPSKEERKRSRTPDRDRDRDRDRKSSPSKDRKRHRSRDRRRGVSRSRSRSRSKSTERDRRHKERERDKERDRNKKDRDRDKDGHRRDKDRKRSSLSPGRGKDFKSRKDRDSRKDEEDEHGDKKPKAQPLSLEELLAKKKAEEEAEAKPKFLSKAEREAEALKRRQQEVEERQRMLEEERKKRKQFQDLGRKMLEDPQERERRERRERMERETNGNEDEEGRQKIREEKDKSKELHAIKERYLGGIKKRRRTRHLNDRKFVFEWDASEDTSIDYNPLYKERHQVQLLGRGFIAGIDLKQQKREQSRFYGDLMEKRRTLEEKEQEEARLRKLRKKEAKQRWDDRHWSQKKLDEMTDRDWRIFREDYSITTKGGKIPNPIRSWKDSSLPPHILEVIDKCGYKEPTPIQRQAIPIGLQNRDIIGVAETGSGKTAAFLIPLLVWITTLPKIDRIEESDQGPYAIILAPTRELAQQIEEETIKFGKPLGIRTVAVIGGISREDQGFRLRMGCEIVIATPGRLIDVLENRYLVLSRCTYVVLDEADRMIDMGFEPDVQKILEHMPVSNQKPDTDEAEDPEKMLANFESGKHKYRQTVMFTATMPPAVERLARSYLRRPAVVYIGSAGKPHERVEQKVFLMSESEKRKKLLAILEQGFDPPIIIFVNQKKGCDVLAKSLEKMGYNACTLHGGKGQEQREFALSNLKAGAKDILVATDVAGRGIDIQDVSMVVNYDMAKNIEDYIHRIGRTGRAGKSGVAITFLTKEDSAVFYELKQAILESPVSSCPPELANHPDAQHKPGTILTKKRREETIFA